In Candidatus Edwardsbacteria bacterium, one genomic interval encodes:
- a CDS encoding serine hydrolase domain-containing protein, producing MLPDSEPGASVIITHGNRIIFDKYYGLADLESGQKLNSGHVLGIASMSKQFTGMAVLFLVQEGKLKLDDDITKYFPELPLAGRKITIQQLLSHTSGLPELTQNDEFMNSIDKAHTVDQIIDLAFKGEFRGEPGEKYIYCNTGYTIIVALIEKLSKMDYAAFLKEKIFKPLKMNDTYACDFKNDAVNAVQRYLPDSAGFRKARVMHFSNLIGGGGVISNSRDMAKWEMALLSGKKLPQNYQKLWEPILLNSGKSTDYGLGLGVSDLDGKKFYYHPGMGDGMNSIDLIFPDYDLTITVIRNISKPKHSSNDISLLAAKYLLTNE from the coding sequence ATGCTCCCGGATAGCGAGCCCGGGGCGTCGGTTATCATCACCCACGGCAATAGGATAATATTCGATAAGTATTATGGCTTGGCAGATCTGGAGTCCGGCCAAAAACTCAACTCCGGCCATGTTCTGGGTATCGCCTCCATGTCAAAACAATTCACCGGGATGGCGGTTCTTTTCCTGGTGCAGGAAGGCAAACTGAAGCTGGACGATGATATCACCAAATATTTTCCGGAATTGCCCCTGGCCGGCAGGAAAATCACCATTCAGCAGCTGCTTTCACATACCAGCGGGCTGCCCGAGCTGACCCAAAACGATGAATTCATGAACAGCATCGATAAGGCTCATACCGTCGACCAGATCATTGACCTGGCCTTCAAAGGCGAGTTCCGCGGCGAGCCGGGTGAGAAATATATCTACTGCAATACCGGCTACACCATAATCGTGGCCCTGATAGAAAAGCTCAGTAAAATGGATTATGCCGCCTTTCTAAAGGAAAAAATATTCAAGCCGTTGAAAATGAACGACACCTACGCCTGCGATTTCAAAAATGACGCAGTGAATGCTGTCCAGCGATATCTTCCCGATTCGGCGGGGTTCCGGAAGGCCAGGGTTATGCACTTCTCAAATCTGATCGGAGGAGGAGGCGTGATATCCAACTCCCGGGATATGGCAAAATGGGAAATGGCCTTGCTCTCCGGCAAAAAATTGCCCCAAAACTACCAAAAACTTTGGGAGCCGATTTTATTGAATTCCGGAAAATCAACCGATTACGGGTTGGGCCTGGGGGTCAGCGACCTTGACGGCAAAAAGTTTTATTATCATCCCGGAATGGGCGACGGAATGAATTCGATCGATCTGATTTTCCCCGATTACGATCTGACCATCACCGTCATCCGCAATATCTCCAAACCAAAACATTCGTCAAACGACATCTCGCTGCTGGCGGCAAAATATTTGTTGACTAATGAGTGA
- the gdhA gene encoding NADP-specific glutamate dehydrogenase, which translates to MSHITDVIAKVKAKNPGEPEFHQAVEEVMKTLEPTVAKHPEFVKWKIYERICEPDRVVMFRVPWVDDKGEVQVNKGFRVQFNNAIGPYKGGLRFHPSVNLGIIKFLGFEQIFKNSLTTLAMGGGKGGSDFDPKGKSDLEVMKFTQSFMRELFRHIGADVDVPAGDIGVGGREIGYLYGYYKKIRNEFTGVLTGRAREYGGSLIRPEATGYGSVYFGAEMLATRKKDYKGLRCIVSGKGNVTQYTIEKINQLGGKALSISDSSGTIIDEEGISAEKLKYVMELAEVKRGRAKEYADKYKSAKYYEGKSVWDVVKEQGIKFDCAFPSATQNEINAEHAQAMVKNGCFLVSEGANMPSDLAAIKIYQDNNVLYGPAKAANAGGVATSGLEMAQQSSRWYWNREEVDQKLQRIMQAIHQQCLDASETYATKGDYLAGANIAGFVKVAKAMVAQGVV; encoded by the coding sequence ATGTCCCACATCACCGACGTGATCGCCAAGGTCAAGGCCAAGAATCCGGGAGAGCCGGAGTTCCACCAAGCGGTAGAGGAGGTCATGAAGACCCTGGAACCCACCGTAGCCAAGCACCCCGAGTTCGTCAAATGGAAGATCTACGAGCGGATCTGCGAGCCGGACCGGGTGGTCATGTTCCGGGTGCCCTGGGTGGACGACAAGGGCGAGGTCCAGGTCAACAAGGGATTCCGGGTCCAGTTCAACAACGCCATCGGACCCTACAAGGGCGGCCTGCGCTTCCATCCCTCGGTCAACCTGGGGATCATCAAGTTCCTGGGCTTCGAGCAAATATTCAAGAACAGCCTGACCACCCTGGCCATGGGCGGCGGCAAGGGCGGCTCGGATTTTGATCCCAAGGGCAAGAGCGATCTGGAGGTGATGAAGTTCACCCAGTCCTTCATGCGCGAATTATTCCGCCACATCGGAGCCGACGTGGACGTGCCAGCCGGAGACATCGGAGTGGGTGGCCGAGAGATAGGCTACCTGTACGGATATTATAAAAAGATCCGCAACGAGTTCACCGGCGTGCTGACCGGCCGGGCCCGGGAATACGGCGGATCGCTGATCCGGCCCGAGGCCACCGGCTACGGGTCGGTGTATTTCGGGGCCGAGATGCTGGCCACCCGCAAGAAGGATTACAAGGGCCTGCGCTGCATAGTTTCCGGCAAGGGCAACGTCACCCAATATACCATCGAGAAGATCAACCAGCTGGGCGGCAAGGCCCTGTCGATCTCCGACTCCAGTGGCACCATCATCGACGAGGAAGGCATCAGCGCCGAGAAGCTGAAATACGTCATGGAGCTGGCCGAGGTCAAGCGCGGCCGGGCCAAGGAATACGCCGACAAGTATAAGAGCGCCAAGTATTACGAGGGCAAGAGCGTCTGGGACGTGGTCAAGGAACAGGGCATTAAGTTCGACTGCGCCTTCCCCTCGGCCACCCAGAACGAGATCAATGCCGAGCATGCCCAGGCCATGGTCAAGAACGGCTGCTTCCTGGTCTCCGAAGGGGCCAACATGCCCTCCGACCTGGCGGCCATCAAGATCTACCAGGACAACAACGTGCTGTACGGACCGGCCAAGGCGGCCAACGCCGGCGGCGTGGCCACCTCCGGGCTGGAGATGGCCCAGCAGAGCTCCCGCTGGTACTGGAACCGCGAGGAAGTGGACCAGAAGCTGCAGAGGATCATGCAGGCCATCCACCAGCAGTGCCTGGATGCCTCCGAGACCTACGCCACCAAGGGCGATTATCTGGCGGGCGCCAACATCGCCGGGTTCGTCAAAGTGGCCAAGGCCATGGTGGCCCAGGGCGTGGTATAG
- a CDS encoding Glu/Leu/Phe/Val dehydrogenase encodes MADKSFNAFEMAQKQFDGVAEKLGLDQATRDLLRNPMREYHFNIPVRMDDGTVKVFKGFRVQHNDARGPGKGGIRFHPQETVDTVRALATWMTWKCSVVDIPLGGGKGGVICDPHHLSEREQEGICRGWVRQIAYNIGPFQDVPAPDVMTSGQHMIWMMDEYEKIHNGKYPGFITGKPLGVGGSLGRTEATGYGVVYVMREALREMGLDIKKTKAAFQGFGNVSQYAVKLYKEYGGTPVCVSCWDQADQKSYTFLKKTGIDADELLKITDRFGGINKEKAKAAGYQVLDGDAWIEQDVEILVPAALENQVTKDNAPKMAKSVKLIVEGANGPTTPEADEIIKQRGIFMIPDFLANAGGVTCSYFEQVQCNMNYFWTKDEVLSKLDTKMTDAFLKVSALARDKKVYMRDAAYMIAIQRVAEACKLRGWV; translated from the coding sequence ATGGCTGACAAATCCTTTAATGCCTTTGAGATGGCCCAAAAGCAGTTCGATGGCGTGGCCGAAAAACTGGGGCTCGATCAGGCAACCCGTGACCTCCTGCGCAACCCCATGCGGGAGTATCACTTCAACATCCCGGTCCGGATGGACGACGGCACCGTCAAGGTGTTTAAGGGCTTCAGGGTCCAGCACAACGATGCCCGCGGCCCCGGCAAGGGCGGCATCCGCTTTCACCCCCAGGAAACAGTGGACACCGTAAGAGCCCTGGCCACCTGGATGACCTGGAAGTGTTCGGTGGTGGACATCCCCCTGGGCGGCGGCAAGGGCGGGGTCATCTGCGATCCGCATCATCTTTCGGAACGCGAACAGGAGGGCATCTGCCGCGGCTGGGTGCGCCAGATCGCCTACAACATCGGGCCCTTCCAGGATGTGCCGGCTCCGGACGTGATGACCTCCGGCCAGCACATGATCTGGATGATGGACGAATACGAAAAGATCCATAACGGCAAGTACCCCGGATTCATCACCGGCAAACCGCTGGGGGTGGGCGGATCATTGGGCCGCACCGAGGCCACCGGCTACGGCGTGGTATATGTCATGCGCGAGGCCCTGCGCGAGATGGGCCTCGACATCAAGAAGACCAAGGCCGCCTTCCAGGGTTTCGGCAACGTCTCCCAGTACGCCGTCAAGCTGTACAAGGAATACGGCGGAACCCCGGTCTGCGTCTCCTGCTGGGACCAGGCCGACCAGAAATCCTACACCTTCCTCAAGAAGACCGGCATCGACGCCGACGAGCTTTTAAAGATCACCGACCGCTTCGGCGGCATCAACAAGGAAAAGGCCAAGGCCGCCGGCTACCAGGTGCTGGACGGCGATGCCTGGATCGAGCAGGACGTCGAGATCCTGGTTCCGGCCGCCCTGGAGAACCAGGTCACCAAGGACAACGCCCCCAAGATGGCCAAGAGCGTCAAGCTGATCGTGGAGGGCGCCAACGGCCCCACCACCCCCGAGGCCGACGAGATCATCAAGCAGCGCGGCATCTTCATGATCCCCGACTTTTTGGCCAACGCCGGCGGGGTCACCTGCAGCTACTTCGAGCAGGTGCAGTGCAACATGAACTACTTCTGGACCAAGGACGAGGTGCTCTCCAAGCTGGACACCAAGATGACCGACGCCTTCCTGAAGGTCTCCGCCCTGGCCCGGGACAAAAAGGTCTACATGCGCGATGCGGCCTACATGATCGCCATTCAGCGGGTGGCCGAGGCCTGCAAACTGAGGGGCTGGGTGTAA
- a CDS encoding PEP/pyruvate-binding domain-containing protein, protein MNSHKPEWQVIVDLLRDTNPILLNRIGRKMMNYLYKRNISRIEGLMKRLDSTSTDWEYSENQPMPRLNQVLLQEIMDEVFTIAAQEVNAEEISRMISLWVKHEQARFLAMAAEKRDVSLAEITEAVTRFSLMSDAQKSLSPEERIGVRVALIRRFFSEDLDYINTTKRYVTVFDFAPVLSRTIGPAIGNGKLGGKAAGLFRAEKILLAAKKNTIALRNLTIPKTWYVTSDGILDFLHFNALEEMPTIKYRDPVEIRQEYPYIEQIFKNSSMSPEIIAGLSLALDDFGDRPLVVRSSSLLEDTLGSSFAGKYKSLFVANQGTKREKLEALIDAIEEVYASVFGPDPIEYRRERGLLDFNEEMAIVIQEVVGQRVGRYFFPAYAGVAFSSNEFRWSPRIRREDGIIRLVAGLGTRAVDRMGDDYPALVCPGQPGLRVNASPEEVLWYSQKNIDVINLTTHRFETINFEKLVQEYGQEYPALPQIISIYQDGQMFTPVGTMIDYDKGTPVVTFSKLLTHGPFIPQIKAILEILSKELGWPVDIEFACDGDIHKLYLLQCRPQSQSGGVHNIPVPKDVPRDDILFTADKFVTTAQVEDIEYLVYVDPAEYDSLPTMEELIQVGRTIGELNNKLPRQKFILMGPGRWGSRGDIKLGVRVGYSDINNTAMLIEVAKKKKDYVPEVSFGTHFFQDLVEARIRYLPLYPDEKNMVFNEKFFQDAPNLLKRILPEFKKLEKVIKVINVSKMMADATVSVIMDGDNDQALGFIKRK, encoded by the coding sequence ATGAACAGCCACAAACCAGAATGGCAGGTGATAGTTGACCTGCTGAGAGACACCAATCCCATCCTGCTGAACCGGATCGGCCGCAAGATGATGAACTATCTCTACAAGCGCAACATCTCCCGGATCGAGGGGTTGATGAAGCGCCTGGACTCCACCTCCACCGACTGGGAGTACAGCGAGAACCAGCCCATGCCCCGCCTGAACCAGGTGTTGCTGCAGGAGATAATGGACGAGGTGTTCACCATCGCCGCCCAGGAGGTCAACGCCGAGGAGATCTCCCGGATGATCAGCCTGTGGGTCAAGCACGAGCAGGCCCGCTTCCTGGCCATGGCCGCCGAAAAAAGGGACGTCTCCCTGGCCGAGATCACGGAGGCCGTCACCCGCTTCAGCCTGATGTCCGACGCCCAGAAGAGCCTGTCGCCCGAGGAACGCATCGGGGTCCGGGTGGCCCTGATCCGGCGCTTCTTCAGCGAGGACCTGGATTATATCAACACCACCAAGCGATACGTGACGGTGTTCGATTTCGCCCCGGTGCTGTCCCGCACCATCGGCCCGGCCATCGGCAACGGCAAGCTGGGCGGCAAGGCGGCCGGCCTGTTCCGGGCCGAGAAGATCCTGCTGGCCGCCAAGAAGAACACCATCGCCCTGCGCAACCTGACCATCCCCAAGACCTGGTATGTCACCTCCGATGGCATCCTGGACTTCCTGCATTTCAACGCCCTGGAGGAGATGCCCACCATCAAGTACCGCGACCCGGTGGAGATCCGCCAGGAGTACCCCTACATCGAGCAGATCTTCAAGAACTCCTCCATGTCGCCGGAGATCATCGCCGGCCTGAGCCTGGCCCTGGACGATTTCGGCGACCGTCCGCTGGTGGTGCGCTCCTCCAGCCTGCTGGAGGACACCCTGGGCTCCTCCTTTGCCGGAAAATACAAGAGCCTGTTCGTGGCCAACCAGGGCACCAAGCGCGAGAAGCTGGAGGCCCTGATCGATGCCATCGAGGAGGTGTACGCCAGCGTCTTCGGGCCGGACCCCATCGAGTACCGCCGGGAGCGGGGCCTGCTGGATTTCAACGAGGAGATGGCCATCGTCATCCAGGAGGTGGTGGGGCAGCGGGTGGGGCGTTATTTCTTTCCGGCCTATGCCGGGGTGGCCTTCAGCTCCAACGAGTTCCGCTGGTCGCCCCGCATCAGGCGGGAGGACGGCATCATCCGGCTGGTGGCCGGCCTGGGCACCCGGGCGGTGGACCGGATGGGCGACGATTATCCGGCCCTGGTCTGTCCCGGCCAGCCCGGCTTGAGGGTGAACGCCAGCCCCGAGGAGGTGTTGTGGTATTCCCAGAAGAATATCGACGTCATCAACCTGACCACCCACCGTTTCGAGACCATCAACTTCGAGAAGCTGGTGCAGGAGTATGGCCAGGAGTATCCGGCCCTGCCCCAGATCATCTCCATCTACCAGGATGGCCAGATGTTCACCCCGGTGGGCACCATGATAGATTACGACAAGGGGACGCCGGTGGTCACCTTCTCCAAACTGCTGACCCACGGCCCCTTCATCCCCCAGATCAAGGCCATACTGGAGATCCTCAGCAAGGAACTGGGCTGGCCGGTGGACATAGAATTCGCCTGCGACGGCGACATCCATAAGCTGTACCTGCTGCAGTGCCGGCCCCAGAGCCAATCGGGCGGGGTGCATAATATCCCGGTGCCCAAGGATGTGCCCCGGGACGATATTCTGTTCACCGCCGACAAGTTCGTCACCACCGCCCAGGTGGAGGACATCGAATACCTGGTCTACGTGGACCCGGCGGAATACGATTCCCTGCCCACCATGGAGGAATTAATCCAGGTGGGGCGGACCATTGGTGAGCTGAACAATAAGCTTCCGCGCCAGAAGTTCATTCTGATGGGGCCGGGCCGCTGGGGCAGCCGGGGAGACATCAAGCTGGGGGTCCGGGTGGGCTATTCGGACATCAACAACACCGCCATGCTGATCGAGGTGGCCAAGAAGAAGAAGGATTACGTGCCCGAGGTCTCATTCGGCACCCATTTCTTCCAGGATCTGGTGGAGGCCAGGATCCGCTACCTCCCGCTGTATCCCGACGAGAAGAACATGGTGTTCAACGAGAAGTTCTTCCAAGACGCGCCGAACCTGCTGAAGAGGATATTGCCGGAATTCAAGAAGCTGGAAAAGGTCATCAAGGTGATCAATGTCTCCAAGATGATGGCCGACGCCACCGTCTCGGTGATCATGGACGGCGACAACGACCAGGCCCTGGGGTTCATTAAAAGGAAATAG
- a CDS encoding PEP/pyruvate-binding domain-containing protein — protein MPSSNQKPPDRELLVLDDFYSSKLQRLMSYRVRRVLLVASLYDSFILEEEGRLADLLGQIYKQRDLGYVPAITRATGGQAALKALDAEPFDLVVTIQRLGDMDPFTFGRTVKEKHPGLPVVVLAYNTPELQRLVEADDGRSVDKIFAWQGDGKIMAGIIQYIEDVKNSEHDTGLVGVPNLLVLEDSVQFYSSYIYLIYEELWNQTSRLLDENLPFTQRVLRQNGRPQVHLAGSYEQAVAIYQKYRDSMLGIFSDIRCPRNGKLDDRAGIDFVRMVRSQQPFLPIMFQSSEENTRQVARELNAAHLLKNSPTLIGDFHQILTDHFDFGDLVFRDEDRNEVARVANIEAFLSVVESLPPDLLSTYYRHEDLKRWLLVRTEFQLAEKIYQPGIAGQADPRLLRRAIKEAFLEHYNGMHRGGVFYYSRQFNLNQWHFYRMGCGSMGGKARGLAFIDKVLTANLKDGDFPEIRISIPRTLVLGTDLFDEFVRHNHLFSMALQETSDIRIANAFLHAELPATIVGDLLDFIRQLKTPLAVRSSSLLEDALYQPFAGIYVTKMIPNNEPNLDARFLSLANAIKLVWASTFFQQAKAYIESTNHRVEEEKMAVVIQEVVGQKRNGSFYPDFSGVARSYNFYPVGSATPEDGVVNVALGLGKTVVDGGATLRFTPAYPRILPQFGTTKEMLNNSQREFYAINMRPLATTAFADEDQYLLKAGLDQAERDGTLGNLASTYSPQNDQFYDGINQPGPRSVTFANILKNDVFPLAGILERLLKLSREAMGCPIEMEFAVNLDPRNVLPAEFGFLQVRPLVVGDELVKVDLRENNFRDALCYSHQVLGNGVNQEMADIVYVKPDTFNAANSQRIANEIEKFNARLKEEGRSYILVGPGRWGSSDPWLGIPVKWNQISRAKTMVEVSLPNMNVDPSQGSHFFQNMTSLRIGYFTVPLDPEHGGMDWTRLEQGPLVGESENVRHLRFAKPLKVMIDGRTGHGVILDPQ, from the coding sequence ATGCCATCATCAAATCAAAAACCGCCCGATCGGGAGCTGCTGGTCCTGGACGATTTCTATTCCTCCAAGCTGCAGCGGCTGATGTCCTACCGGGTCCGCCGGGTCCTGCTGGTGGCCAGCCTGTATGATTCCTTCATCCTGGAGGAGGAGGGCCGGCTGGCCGACCTGCTGGGCCAGATCTACAAGCAGCGCGATCTGGGCTATGTCCCGGCCATCACCCGGGCCACCGGCGGCCAGGCCGCCCTGAAGGCGCTGGATGCGGAACCCTTCGACCTGGTGGTCACCATCCAGCGGCTGGGGGACATGGACCCCTTCACCTTCGGCCGGACGGTAAAGGAAAAGCACCCCGGCCTGCCGGTGGTGGTGCTGGCCTACAACACCCCGGAGCTGCAGCGCCTGGTGGAGGCCGACGACGGCCGCTCGGTGGACAAGATCTTCGCCTGGCAGGGCGACGGCAAGATCATGGCCGGCATCATCCAGTACATCGAGGACGTCAAGAACTCCGAGCACGACACCGGTCTAGTGGGGGTCCCCAACCTGCTGGTGCTGGAGGACTCGGTCCAGTTCTATTCCTCCTACATCTACCTGATATACGAGGAACTGTGGAACCAGACCAGCCGGCTGCTGGACGAGAACCTGCCCTTCACCCAGAGGGTGCTCAGGCAGAACGGCCGGCCCCAGGTCCACCTGGCCGGCAGCTATGAACAGGCGGTGGCCATCTACCAAAAGTACCGGGACAGCATGCTGGGCATCTTCAGCGACATCCGCTGTCCGCGCAACGGAAAGCTGGACGACCGGGCCGGGATCGATTTCGTCAGGATGGTAAGGTCCCAGCAGCCCTTTCTGCCGATAATGTTCCAGTCCAGCGAGGAGAACACCCGGCAGGTCGCCCGGGAGCTCAACGCCGCCCACCTGCTGAAGAACAGCCCCACCTTGATAGGCGACTTTCACCAGATCCTGACCGATCATTTCGATTTCGGAGACCTGGTGTTCCGGGACGAAGACCGGAACGAGGTGGCCCGGGTGGCCAATATCGAGGCCTTTCTGTCGGTGGTGGAAAGCCTGCCGCCCGACCTGTTGTCGACCTATTACCGTCATGAGGACCTCAAGCGCTGGCTGCTGGTCCGCACCGAGTTCCAGCTGGCCGAAAAGATCTACCAGCCGGGGATCGCCGGGCAGGCCGACCCCCGTTTGCTGCGCCGGGCCATCAAGGAGGCTTTCCTGGAGCATTATAACGGCATGCACCGGGGCGGCGTTTTTTACTACTCCCGACAGTTCAATCTCAACCAGTGGCATTTCTACCGGATGGGCTGCGGCTCCATGGGCGGCAAGGCCCGGGGACTGGCCTTCATCGACAAGGTGCTTACCGCCAACCTGAAGGACGGTGATTTTCCGGAGATCAGGATCTCCATCCCCCGCACCCTGGTGCTGGGCACCGACCTGTTCGACGAGTTCGTCCGCCATAACCACCTTTTCAGCATGGCCCTGCAGGAGACCTCGGACATCCGGATCGCCAATGCCTTCCTCCATGCCGAACTGCCGGCCACCATCGTGGGCGACCTGCTGGATTTCATTCGGCAGCTCAAGACCCCCCTGGCGGTAAGGTCCTCCAGCCTGCTGGAGGACGCCCTCTACCAGCCCTTCGCCGGGATCTACGTCACCAAGATGATCCCCAACAACGAACCGAATCTGGACGCCCGTTTCCTGAGCCTGGCCAACGCCATCAAGCTGGTGTGGGCCTCCACCTTCTTCCAGCAGGCCAAGGCCTACATCGAATCCACCAACCACCGGGTGGAGGAGGAGAAGATGGCGGTGGTCATCCAGGAGGTGGTGGGCCAGAAGCGTAACGGCAGTTTTTACCCGGATTTCTCCGGGGTGGCCCGCTCCTACAACTTCTATCCGGTGGGCAGCGCCACCCCCGAGGACGGCGTGGTCAACGTGGCCCTGGGGCTGGGCAAGACGGTGGTGGACGGCGGGGCCACCTTAAGGTTCACCCCGGCCTATCCCCGGATCCTGCCGCAGTTCGGCACCACCAAGGAGATGCTCAACAACTCCCAGCGCGAATTCTACGCCATCAATATGCGGCCCCTGGCCACCACCGCCTTTGCCGATGAGGACCAGTACCTGCTTAAGGCCGGACTGGACCAGGCCGAACGGGACGGCACCCTGGGCAACCTGGCCTCCACCTATTCCCCCCAGAACGACCAGTTCTACGACGGCATCAACCAGCCCGGGCCCCGCAGCGTCACCTTTGCCAACATCCTGAAGAACGACGTCTTCCCCCTGGCCGGCATCCTGGAGCGGCTGCTGAAACTCTCCCGGGAGGCCATGGGCTGTCCCATCGAGATGGAGTTCGCGGTGAACCTGGACCCCCGGAATGTGCTGCCGGCCGAGTTCGGTTTTCTGCAGGTGCGCCCCCTGGTGGTGGGCGATGAGCTGGTCAAGGTGGACCTCAGGGAGAACAACTTCAGGGACGCCCTGTGCTACAGCCATCAGGTGCTGGGCAACGGGGTCAACCAGGAGATGGCCGATATTGTCTACGTCAAGCCCGACACCTTCAACGCCGCCAACAGCCAGAGGATAGCCAACGAGATAGAGAAGTTCAACGCCCGGCTCAAGGAGGAGGGCCGCAGCTATATCCTGGTCGGCCCCGGCCGCTGGGGGTCCTCCGATCCCTGGCTGGGCATCCCGGTCAAATGGAACCAGATCAGCCGGGCCAAGACCATGGTCGAGGTCAGCCTCCCCAACATGAACGTGGATCCCTCCCAGGGCTCGCACTTCTTCCAGAACATGACCTCGCTGAGGATCGGCTATTTCACCGTGCCCCTGGACCCGGAGCACGGCGGTATGGACTGGACCCGGCTGGAACAGGGGCCGCTGGTCGGCGAATCGGAGAACGTCCGCCACCTGCGGTTTGCCAAACCGCTGAAGGTGATGATCGACGGACGCACCGGCCACGGGGTTATCCTTGATCCCCAGTAG
- a CDS encoding tetratricopeptide repeat protein has translation MKNFWRKNPGARPEFYPHQLWDRKAAVLEVVGRWNEAEAIFRANLEWVQASNDPETIACDQNGLGNILRLKGLYPQALALFEEAYRISSVSEDKPGVWKSLINMGMVYFNQGMYPKAMECYRTTFGIAEALGDAPKTGRTYLMMGNVHLYQGEYSSALDCYQRSLAILTEADDRQNISSLMNNMGLIHMEQGDHPRALELYQKGLALHRSLGNKKGISNVIGNMGLLYMQQGDYARSLECYHQQMAISQELGDRRNLGISAGNMGIVYMDQGDYAKALESYRQSLEIAQELNDQESVGITMGSLGELYNKLQDPRRAGQHYDRAIAIARQLQLKFYLCSYLHSRADLLFTQQKVPEAETLNAEALQIAQEIVVPDIVFSCRILQADILGLTQKGRARQLLESMLAEATDDRQLADLNHRLYEITGVDRHRTEALALYRLLYQRTPKAQYRDRIAELDS, from the coding sequence TTGAAAAATTTTTGGCGGAAGAACCCCGGGGCCCGGCCCGAATTCTATCCCCATCAGCTGTGGGACCGAAAGGCTGCGGTGCTTGAGGTGGTGGGCAGATGGAACGAGGCCGAAGCGATCTTCCGGGCCAATCTGGAATGGGTCCAGGCAAGCAATGATCCGGAGACGATCGCCTGTGACCAGAACGGGTTGGGCAATATTTTACGGCTGAAGGGTCTTTATCCCCAGGCGCTGGCGCTTTTTGAAGAAGCCTACCGGATTTCGTCCGTCTCGGAGGACAAGCCGGGGGTCTGGAAATCACTCATCAACATGGGAATGGTCTATTTCAATCAGGGCATGTACCCAAAGGCCATGGAATGCTACCGGACCACCTTCGGCATTGCCGAGGCCCTGGGGGACGCACCCAAAACCGGCCGGACCTACCTGATGATGGGAAATGTTCATCTGTATCAGGGAGAGTATTCAAGCGCCCTGGACTGTTATCAAAGATCCCTGGCCATACTCACCGAGGCCGATGACCGGCAGAACATCAGCTCGCTTATGAACAATATGGGGCTGATCCACATGGAACAGGGGGATCATCCCCGGGCCCTGGAATTGTACCAAAAGGGGCTGGCCCTTCACCGCAGCCTGGGCAACAAGAAGGGGATCAGCAACGTCATCGGCAACATGGGCCTTCTTTATATGCAGCAGGGCGACTATGCCAGATCCCTGGAATGCTATCACCAGCAGATGGCCATCTCCCAGGAGCTGGGGGACCGGAGGAATCTGGGGATATCGGCCGGCAATATGGGCATTGTCTACATGGATCAGGGAGATTACGCCAAAGCCTTGGAATCGTACCGGCAAAGCCTGGAGATTGCCCAAGAGCTGAACGATCAGGAAAGCGTCGGAATAACCATGGGCTCGCTGGGGGAGCTTTATAACAAGCTGCAGGATCCCCGCCGGGCCGGGCAGCATTATGACCGGGCCATTGCCATTGCCCGACAATTGCAGCTCAAATTCTACCTGTGCAGTTACCTCCATTCCAGGGCCGATCTGCTTTTCACCCAGCAGAAGGTCCCCGAAGCCGAGACCCTGAACGCCGAAGCCCTGCAGATCGCCCAAGAGATAGTGGTCCCGGACATTGTTTTCAGCTGCCGGATCCTGCAGGCGGACATCCTGGGCCTGACCCAAAAGGGCCGGGCCCGGCAGCTGCTGGAAAGCATGCTGGCGGAAGCAACGGACGACCGGCAGCTGGCAGACCTGAATCACCGCCTGTATGAAATCACCGGCGTTGACCGACATCGGACCGAAGCCCTGGCTCTATATCGCCTTTTGTACCAAAGAACTCCCAAGGCCCAGTATCGGGACCGGATCGCCGAATTGGATAGTTGA
- the thiS gene encoding sulfur carrier protein ThiS, translating into MRIILNGNKYELAGPASIEDLLKDLGQDGSRLVVELNARIVSKENYTATMLKEGDSLEMVRLVGGG; encoded by the coding sequence ATGCGAATCATTTTGAACGGAAATAAATACGAATTAGCCGGACCGGCCTCGATCGAAGATCTGTTGAAAGATCTGGGGCAGGATGGAAGCCGTCTGGTGGTGGAGCTCAATGCTAGGATCGTCAGCAAAGAGAATTATACAGCCACCATGCTGAAGGAGGGCGATTCCCTGGAGATGGTCCGTCTGGTGGGCGGGGGATGA